From Etheostoma cragini isolate CJK2018 chromosome 1, CSU_Ecrag_1.0, whole genome shotgun sequence, a single genomic window includes:
- the LOC117934534 gene encoding ras-specific guanine nucleotide-releasing factor 1-like isoform X1, which translates to MQKGLRLNDGHITYLALLAKKDGTRRGCLSKKSSDNTKWHSKWFALLQNMLFYFENDSSSRPSGLYLLEGCVCDRAPSPKPSLSAKECLEKQYYFTVTFNHDNQKALELRTEDVKDCDEWVAAIIQASYRNLATEHETLMQKYLHLLQIVETEKTVAKQLRQQIEDGEIEIERLKSEIAGLLKDNEKIQSNPEVPPSEDDTEIKKIKKVQSFLRGWICRRKWKTIIQDYIRSPHAESMRKRNQVVFSMLEAEAEYVQQLHILVNNFLRPLRMAASSKKPPITHDDVSSIFLNSETIMFLHQIFYQGLKARIASWPTLVLADLFDILLPMLNIYQEFVRNHQYSLQILAHCKQNRDFDKLLKQYEAKPDCEERTLETFLTYPMFQIPRYILTLHELLAHTPHEHVERNSLDYAKSKLEELSRIMHDEVSETENIRKNLAIERMIVEGCEVLLDTSQTFVRQGSLIQIPMSEKGKITRGRLGSLSLKKEGERQCFLFTKHLIICTRGSGGKLHITKNGVVSLIDCTLMEEPEGTDDESKGERSGQDTEHLDFKVMVEPKDVQPYTIILVASSRQEKTAWTSDISQCIDNIRCNGLMMNAFEENSKVSVPQMIKSDTSLYCDDVDIRFSKMMNSCKVLQIRYASVERLLERLTDLRFLSIDFLNTFLHSYRVFTSADVVLDKLITIYKKPISAIPARSLELFFASSQSNKLLYGEPPTSPRVSRKFSSPPPLSITKTSSPNRRRKLSLNIPIITGGKALDLAALSCSPNGYASMHSTMSPFSKTTLDINKLYVSSTVASKIPDEGETKAEGKAEESVLNKQDLCVREECDGEPSQSDEAEAEMSPPKSPSTPKNVKSKNSEFSLFSFNNGMVVSSCRELDNNRSALSAASAFAIATAGANEGTPTKEKYRRMSLASTGFPTDQRNGDKEFVIRRAATNRVLNVLRHWVSKHSQDFELNTELKIRVIGFLEEVMHDPELLTQERKAAANIIRTLTQEDPGDNQVTLEEITQMAMEDCKTEPFESHSALEIAEQLTLLDHLVFKVIPYEEFFGQGWMKNDKNERTPYIMKTTKHFNDISNRIATEILQWDDVNLRVGVIEKWVAVADICRCLHNYNAMLEITSSLNRSSVFRLKKTWLKVSKQTKTVIDKLQKLVSSEGRFKNLREALKNCDPPCVPYLGMYLTDLAFIEEGTPNYTEDNLVNFSKMRMISHIIREIRQFQQTAYKIDYQPKVAKYLLDSSTALDEESLYDASLRIEPKTSS; encoded by the exons TACTACTTTACGGTTACGTTCAATCATGACAACCAAAAGGCTTTGGAGCTGCGCACGGAGGACGTCAAGGACTGTGATGAGTGGGTGGCTGCCATCATACAGGCCAG TTACAGGAACCTGGCTACAGAGCATGAGACCCTCATGCAGAAGTATCTTCATCTACTCCAAATAGTAGAGACGGAGAAAACGGTTGCCAAGCAACTTCGACAACAGATAGAGGATGGGGAAATCGAGATAGAGCGGCTAAAATCAGAG ATCGCTGGACTGCTTAAGGACAATGAAAAGATCCAGTCAAATCCAGAGGTACCTCCCAGTGAAGATGACACTGAAATTAAGAAGATCAAAAAG GTCCAGAGTTTCCTGAGAGGTTGGATTTGCCGCAGGAAGTGGAAAACCATCATCCAGGACTACATCCGTTCACCCCACGCTGAAAGCATGAGGAAGAGGAACCAGGTGGTGTTCAGCATGCTGGAGGCCGAGGCTGAATACGTCCAGCAACTCCACATCCTGGTCAACAACTTCCTGCGGCCGCTCCGCATGGCCGCCAGCTCCAAGAAGCCACCCATTACCCACGATGATGTCAGCAGCATCTTCCTTAACAG TGAGACCATCATGTTCCTCCATCAGATCTTCTACCAGGGCCTAAAGGCCCGGATAGCCAGCTGGCCGACACTGGTGCTTG CGGACCTGTTTGACATCTTGCTGCCCATGCTGAACATCTACCAGGAGTTTGTGAGGAACCACCAGTACAGCCTGCAGATCCTGGCCCACTGCAAACAGAACCGAGACTTTGACAAGCTGCTGAAGCAGTATGAAGCCAAGCCCGACTGTGAGGAGAGAACACTGGAGACCTTTCTCACTTACCCCATGTTTCAG aTCCCTCGTTACATCCTGACACTGCATGAGTTGCTGGCTCACACCCCCCATGAGCATGTGGAAAGAAATAGTTTAGACTATGCTAAGTCAAAACTGGAGGAACTTTCCAG AATCATGCATGATGAAGTGAGTGAGACGGAGAACATCAGGAAGAACCTAGCTATTGAGCGGATGATTGTGGAAGGTTGTGAAGTTCTGCTGGACACAAGTCAGACATTTGTTAGGCAAG GTTCCCTGATCCAAATCCCAATGAGCGAGAAAGGGAAGATCACGAGAGGCCGACTgggctctctgtctctgaagAAAGAAGGTGAGAGACAGTGTTTTCTCTTCACCAAACATCTCATCATTTGTACCAGAGGCTCCGGGGGAAAACTTCACATCACTAAG AATGGAGTGGTCTCTCTCATTGACTGCACACTGATGGAGGAGCCAGAGGGGACAGATGATGAGT CTAAAGGTGAGCGAAGTGGGCAGGACACAGAGCATCTGGATTTTAAAGTGATGGTAGAGCCCAAAGACGTCCAGCCCTACACCATCATCCTGGTGGCGTCATCCCGACAGGAGAAGACAGCGTGGACAAGTGACATCAGTCAG TGCATAGACAACATCCGCTGCAATGGTTTGATGATGAACGCCTTTGAGGAAAACAGTAAAGTCTCCGTGCCACAGATGATTAA GTCGGACACCAGCTTGTACTGCGATGATGTCGACATCCGCTTCAGCAAGATGATGAACTCCTGCAAGGTGCTGCAGATCCGCTATGCCAGCGTGGAGCGCTTGTTGGAGAGGCTGACCGACTTGCGCTTCCTCTCCATTGACTTCCTGAACACCTTCCTCCACTCCTACCGCGTCTTCACTAGCGCTGACGTAGTGCTGGACAAGCTCATCACCATCTACAAGAAGCCTATCAGTGCCATCCCTGCACG ttctttggagcTTTTCTTTGCCAGCAGCCAGAGCAACAAACTCCTCTACGGCGAGCCACCCACGTCGCCGCGTGTCAGTCGCAAGttctcttcccctcctcctctctccatcaCCAAGACGTCCTCACCCAACCGCCGCCGCAAGCTTTCGCTCAACATCCCCATCATCACAGGGGGCAAAGCCCTGGACCTTGCTGCACTCAGCTGTTCTCCCAATGGCTATGCAAGCATGCACTCCACCATGTCCCCCTTCAGTAAGACCACCCTCGACATCAACAAGCTCTATGTTTCTAGCACCGTGGCCAGCAAAATCCCCGATGAGGGAGAGACCAAAGCGGAAGGCAAAGCTGAGGAGTCTGTCCTCAACAAGCAAG ATCTGTGTGTCAGGGAGGAATGCGATGGTGAGCCAAGTCAGAGTGACGAAGCAGAAGCAGAAATGTCTCCTCCGAAATCACCATCAACACCCAAGAACGTCAAGTCCAAAAACTCTG AGTTTTCCCTGTTTTCCTTCAACAATGGCATGGTGGTGTCATCTTGCCGGGAGCTGGACAATAACCGGAGTGCCCTTTCTGCCGCCTCGGCCTTTGCCATTGCCACCGCTGGTGCCAATGAAGGCACGCCAACCAAGGAAAAGTACCGTCGCATGTCGCTCGCCAGCACAG GTTTTCCTACAGATCAGAGGAATGGGGACAAAGAGTTTGTCATCAGGAGAGCTGCCACAAACAGAGTCCTGAATGTGCTGCGTCACTGGGTCTCCAAACACTCGCAG GACTTTGAGCTGAACACAGAGCTGAAGATACGGGTAATTGGCTTCTTGGAGGAGGTGATGCATGACCCAGAGCTCTTGACACAGGAAAGAAAGGCAGCTGCCAACATTATCAG GACTCTCACTCAGGAGGACCCTGGAGACAACCAGGTCACGCTGGAAGAGATCACGCAGATG GCCATGGAGGACTGTAAGACTGAGCCGTTTGAGAGCCACTCTGCCCTGGAGATAGCTGAGCAACTAACACTGCTCGACCACCTGGTCTTTAAAGTCATCCCATACGa GGAGTTTTTTGGTCAAGGCTGGATGAAGAATGACAAGAACGAGAGAACTCCCTACATTATGAAAACAACCAAGCATTTCAATGAT atcaGCAACAGGATCGCCACAGAGATCCTGCAGTGGGACGATGTCAACCTGCGAGTGGGGGTGATTGAGAAATGGGTGGCAGTGGCTGACATCTGTCGCTGCCTGCACAACTACAATGCCATGCTAGAGATCACATCCTCACTCAACCGCAGCTCCGTCTTCCGCCTCAAGAAGACCTGGCTTAAAGTCTCCAAGCAG ACAAAGACTGTGATTGACAAGTTACAGAAGCTGGTGTCGTCAGAGGGCCGATTCAAAAACCTGAGAGAAGCTCTGAAGAA CTGTGACCCCCCCTGTGTTCCCTACCTGGGAATGTACCTGACTGACCTGGCTTTCATCGAGGAGGGAACACCCAACTACACAGAGGACAACCTGGTCAACTTCTCCAAGATGAGAATG ATATCTCACATTATAAGGGAAATACGGCAATTTCAGCAAACGGCTTACAAGATTGATTATCAACCAAAG GTTGCAAAGTACTTGCTGGACAGCAGTACAGCCCTGGATGAGGAAAGCCTTTACGACGCATCTCTCAGAATCGAGCCCAAAACTTCATCATAA
- the LOC117934534 gene encoding ras-specific guanine nucleotide-releasing factor 1-like isoform X2, with protein MLSIIAHAEAAFAHGLLSPYRNLATEHETLMQKYLHLLQIVETEKTVAKQLRQQIEDGEIEIERLKSEIAGLLKDNEKIQSNPEVPPSEDDTEIKKIKKVQSFLRGWICRRKWKTIIQDYIRSPHAESMRKRNQVVFSMLEAEAEYVQQLHILVNNFLRPLRMAASSKKPPITHDDVSSIFLNSETIMFLHQIFYQGLKARIASWPTLVLADLFDILLPMLNIYQEFVRNHQYSLQILAHCKQNRDFDKLLKQYEAKPDCEERTLETFLTYPMFQIPRYILTLHELLAHTPHEHVERNSLDYAKSKLEELSRIMHDEVSETENIRKNLAIERMIVEGCEVLLDTSQTFVRQGSLIQIPMSEKGKITRGRLGSLSLKKEGERQCFLFTKHLIICTRGSGGKLHITKNGVVSLIDCTLMEEPEGTDDESKGERSGQDTEHLDFKVMVEPKDVQPYTIILVASSRQEKTAWTSDISQCIDNIRCNGLMMNAFEENSKVSVPQMIKSDTSLYCDDVDIRFSKMMNSCKVLQIRYASVERLLERLTDLRFLSIDFLNTFLHSYRVFTSADVVLDKLITIYKKPISAIPARSLELFFASSQSNKLLYGEPPTSPRVSRKFSSPPPLSITKTSSPNRRRKLSLNIPIITGGKALDLAALSCSPNGYASMHSTMSPFSKTTLDINKLYVSSTVASKIPDEGETKAEGKAEESVLNKQDLCVREECDGEPSQSDEAEAEMSPPKSPSTPKNVKSKNSEFSLFSFNNGMVVSSCRELDNNRSALSAASAFAIATAGANEGTPTKEKYRRMSLASTGFPTDQRNGDKEFVIRRAATNRVLNVLRHWVSKHSQDFELNTELKIRVIGFLEEVMHDPELLTQERKAAANIIRTLTQEDPGDNQVTLEEITQMAMEDCKTEPFESHSALEIAEQLTLLDHLVFKVIPYEEFFGQGWMKNDKNERTPYIMKTTKHFNDISNRIATEILQWDDVNLRVGVIEKWVAVADICRCLHNYNAMLEITSSLNRSSVFRLKKTWLKVSKQTKTVIDKLQKLVSSEGRFKNLREALKNCDPPCVPYLGMYLTDLAFIEEGTPNYTEDNLVNFSKMRMISHIIREIRQFQQTAYKIDYQPKVAKYLLDSSTALDEESLYDASLRIEPKTSS; from the exons ATGCTCAGCATTATTGCTCATGCAGAAGCAGCTTTTGCACATGGTTTGCTAAGCCC TTACAGGAACCTGGCTACAGAGCATGAGACCCTCATGCAGAAGTATCTTCATCTACTCCAAATAGTAGAGACGGAGAAAACGGTTGCCAAGCAACTTCGACAACAGATAGAGGATGGGGAAATCGAGATAGAGCGGCTAAAATCAGAG ATCGCTGGACTGCTTAAGGACAATGAAAAGATCCAGTCAAATCCAGAGGTACCTCCCAGTGAAGATGACACTGAAATTAAGAAGATCAAAAAG GTCCAGAGTTTCCTGAGAGGTTGGATTTGCCGCAGGAAGTGGAAAACCATCATCCAGGACTACATCCGTTCACCCCACGCTGAAAGCATGAGGAAGAGGAACCAGGTGGTGTTCAGCATGCTGGAGGCCGAGGCTGAATACGTCCAGCAACTCCACATCCTGGTCAACAACTTCCTGCGGCCGCTCCGCATGGCCGCCAGCTCCAAGAAGCCACCCATTACCCACGATGATGTCAGCAGCATCTTCCTTAACAG TGAGACCATCATGTTCCTCCATCAGATCTTCTACCAGGGCCTAAAGGCCCGGATAGCCAGCTGGCCGACACTGGTGCTTG CGGACCTGTTTGACATCTTGCTGCCCATGCTGAACATCTACCAGGAGTTTGTGAGGAACCACCAGTACAGCCTGCAGATCCTGGCCCACTGCAAACAGAACCGAGACTTTGACAAGCTGCTGAAGCAGTATGAAGCCAAGCCCGACTGTGAGGAGAGAACACTGGAGACCTTTCTCACTTACCCCATGTTTCAG aTCCCTCGTTACATCCTGACACTGCATGAGTTGCTGGCTCACACCCCCCATGAGCATGTGGAAAGAAATAGTTTAGACTATGCTAAGTCAAAACTGGAGGAACTTTCCAG AATCATGCATGATGAAGTGAGTGAGACGGAGAACATCAGGAAGAACCTAGCTATTGAGCGGATGATTGTGGAAGGTTGTGAAGTTCTGCTGGACACAAGTCAGACATTTGTTAGGCAAG GTTCCCTGATCCAAATCCCAATGAGCGAGAAAGGGAAGATCACGAGAGGCCGACTgggctctctgtctctgaagAAAGAAGGTGAGAGACAGTGTTTTCTCTTCACCAAACATCTCATCATTTGTACCAGAGGCTCCGGGGGAAAACTTCACATCACTAAG AATGGAGTGGTCTCTCTCATTGACTGCACACTGATGGAGGAGCCAGAGGGGACAGATGATGAGT CTAAAGGTGAGCGAAGTGGGCAGGACACAGAGCATCTGGATTTTAAAGTGATGGTAGAGCCCAAAGACGTCCAGCCCTACACCATCATCCTGGTGGCGTCATCCCGACAGGAGAAGACAGCGTGGACAAGTGACATCAGTCAG TGCATAGACAACATCCGCTGCAATGGTTTGATGATGAACGCCTTTGAGGAAAACAGTAAAGTCTCCGTGCCACAGATGATTAA GTCGGACACCAGCTTGTACTGCGATGATGTCGACATCCGCTTCAGCAAGATGATGAACTCCTGCAAGGTGCTGCAGATCCGCTATGCCAGCGTGGAGCGCTTGTTGGAGAGGCTGACCGACTTGCGCTTCCTCTCCATTGACTTCCTGAACACCTTCCTCCACTCCTACCGCGTCTTCACTAGCGCTGACGTAGTGCTGGACAAGCTCATCACCATCTACAAGAAGCCTATCAGTGCCATCCCTGCACG ttctttggagcTTTTCTTTGCCAGCAGCCAGAGCAACAAACTCCTCTACGGCGAGCCACCCACGTCGCCGCGTGTCAGTCGCAAGttctcttcccctcctcctctctccatcaCCAAGACGTCCTCACCCAACCGCCGCCGCAAGCTTTCGCTCAACATCCCCATCATCACAGGGGGCAAAGCCCTGGACCTTGCTGCACTCAGCTGTTCTCCCAATGGCTATGCAAGCATGCACTCCACCATGTCCCCCTTCAGTAAGACCACCCTCGACATCAACAAGCTCTATGTTTCTAGCACCGTGGCCAGCAAAATCCCCGATGAGGGAGAGACCAAAGCGGAAGGCAAAGCTGAGGAGTCTGTCCTCAACAAGCAAG ATCTGTGTGTCAGGGAGGAATGCGATGGTGAGCCAAGTCAGAGTGACGAAGCAGAAGCAGAAATGTCTCCTCCGAAATCACCATCAACACCCAAGAACGTCAAGTCCAAAAACTCTG AGTTTTCCCTGTTTTCCTTCAACAATGGCATGGTGGTGTCATCTTGCCGGGAGCTGGACAATAACCGGAGTGCCCTTTCTGCCGCCTCGGCCTTTGCCATTGCCACCGCTGGTGCCAATGAAGGCACGCCAACCAAGGAAAAGTACCGTCGCATGTCGCTCGCCAGCACAG GTTTTCCTACAGATCAGAGGAATGGGGACAAAGAGTTTGTCATCAGGAGAGCTGCCACAAACAGAGTCCTGAATGTGCTGCGTCACTGGGTCTCCAAACACTCGCAG GACTTTGAGCTGAACACAGAGCTGAAGATACGGGTAATTGGCTTCTTGGAGGAGGTGATGCATGACCCAGAGCTCTTGACACAGGAAAGAAAGGCAGCTGCCAACATTATCAG GACTCTCACTCAGGAGGACCCTGGAGACAACCAGGTCACGCTGGAAGAGATCACGCAGATG GCCATGGAGGACTGTAAGACTGAGCCGTTTGAGAGCCACTCTGCCCTGGAGATAGCTGAGCAACTAACACTGCTCGACCACCTGGTCTTTAAAGTCATCCCATACGa GGAGTTTTTTGGTCAAGGCTGGATGAAGAATGACAAGAACGAGAGAACTCCCTACATTATGAAAACAACCAAGCATTTCAATGAT atcaGCAACAGGATCGCCACAGAGATCCTGCAGTGGGACGATGTCAACCTGCGAGTGGGGGTGATTGAGAAATGGGTGGCAGTGGCTGACATCTGTCGCTGCCTGCACAACTACAATGCCATGCTAGAGATCACATCCTCACTCAACCGCAGCTCCGTCTTCCGCCTCAAGAAGACCTGGCTTAAAGTCTCCAAGCAG ACAAAGACTGTGATTGACAAGTTACAGAAGCTGGTGTCGTCAGAGGGCCGATTCAAAAACCTGAGAGAAGCTCTGAAGAA CTGTGACCCCCCCTGTGTTCCCTACCTGGGAATGTACCTGACTGACCTGGCTTTCATCGAGGAGGGAACACCCAACTACACAGAGGACAACCTGGTCAACTTCTCCAAGATGAGAATG ATATCTCACATTATAAGGGAAATACGGCAATTTCAGCAAACGGCTTACAAGATTGATTATCAACCAAAG GTTGCAAAGTACTTGCTGGACAGCAGTACAGCCCTGGATGAGGAAAGCCTTTACGACGCATCTCTCAGAATCGAGCCCAAAACTTCATCATAA
- the LOC117934534 gene encoding ras-specific guanine nucleotide-releasing factor 1-like isoform X3 has product MQKYLHLLQIVETEKTVAKQLRQQIEDGEIEIERLKSEIAGLLKDNEKIQSNPEVPPSEDDTEIKKIKKVQSFLRGWICRRKWKTIIQDYIRSPHAESMRKRNQVVFSMLEAEAEYVQQLHILVNNFLRPLRMAASSKKPPITHDDVSSIFLNSETIMFLHQIFYQGLKARIASWPTLVLADLFDILLPMLNIYQEFVRNHQYSLQILAHCKQNRDFDKLLKQYEAKPDCEERTLETFLTYPMFQIPRYILTLHELLAHTPHEHVERNSLDYAKSKLEELSRIMHDEVSETENIRKNLAIERMIVEGCEVLLDTSQTFVRQGSLIQIPMSEKGKITRGRLGSLSLKKEGERQCFLFTKHLIICTRGSGGKLHITKNGVVSLIDCTLMEEPEGTDDESKGERSGQDTEHLDFKVMVEPKDVQPYTIILVASSRQEKTAWTSDISQCIDNIRCNGLMMNAFEENSKVSVPQMIKSDTSLYCDDVDIRFSKMMNSCKVLQIRYASVERLLERLTDLRFLSIDFLNTFLHSYRVFTSADVVLDKLITIYKKPISAIPARSLELFFASSQSNKLLYGEPPTSPRVSRKFSSPPPLSITKTSSPNRRRKLSLNIPIITGGKALDLAALSCSPNGYASMHSTMSPFSKTTLDINKLYVSSTVASKIPDEGETKAEGKAEESVLNKQDLCVREECDGEPSQSDEAEAEMSPPKSPSTPKNVKSKNSEFSLFSFNNGMVVSSCRELDNNRSALSAASAFAIATAGANEGTPTKEKYRRMSLASTGFPTDQRNGDKEFVIRRAATNRVLNVLRHWVSKHSQDFELNTELKIRVIGFLEEVMHDPELLTQERKAAANIIRTLTQEDPGDNQVTLEEITQMAMEDCKTEPFESHSALEIAEQLTLLDHLVFKVIPYEEFFGQGWMKNDKNERTPYIMKTTKHFNDISNRIATEILQWDDVNLRVGVIEKWVAVADICRCLHNYNAMLEITSSLNRSSVFRLKKTWLKVSKQTKTVIDKLQKLVSSEGRFKNLREALKNCDPPCVPYLGMYLTDLAFIEEGTPNYTEDNLVNFSKMRMISHIIREIRQFQQTAYKIDYQPKVAKYLLDSSTALDEESLYDASLRIEPKTSS; this is encoded by the exons ATGCAGAAGTATCTTCATCTACTCCAAATAGTAGAGACGGAGAAAACGGTTGCCAAGCAACTTCGACAACAGATAGAGGATGGGGAAATCGAGATAGAGCGGCTAAAATCAGAG ATCGCTGGACTGCTTAAGGACAATGAAAAGATCCAGTCAAATCCAGAGGTACCTCCCAGTGAAGATGACACTGAAATTAAGAAGATCAAAAAG GTCCAGAGTTTCCTGAGAGGTTGGATTTGCCGCAGGAAGTGGAAAACCATCATCCAGGACTACATCCGTTCACCCCACGCTGAAAGCATGAGGAAGAGGAACCAGGTGGTGTTCAGCATGCTGGAGGCCGAGGCTGAATACGTCCAGCAACTCCACATCCTGGTCAACAACTTCCTGCGGCCGCTCCGCATGGCCGCCAGCTCCAAGAAGCCACCCATTACCCACGATGATGTCAGCAGCATCTTCCTTAACAG TGAGACCATCATGTTCCTCCATCAGATCTTCTACCAGGGCCTAAAGGCCCGGATAGCCAGCTGGCCGACACTGGTGCTTG CGGACCTGTTTGACATCTTGCTGCCCATGCTGAACATCTACCAGGAGTTTGTGAGGAACCACCAGTACAGCCTGCAGATCCTGGCCCACTGCAAACAGAACCGAGACTTTGACAAGCTGCTGAAGCAGTATGAAGCCAAGCCCGACTGTGAGGAGAGAACACTGGAGACCTTTCTCACTTACCCCATGTTTCAG aTCCCTCGTTACATCCTGACACTGCATGAGTTGCTGGCTCACACCCCCCATGAGCATGTGGAAAGAAATAGTTTAGACTATGCTAAGTCAAAACTGGAGGAACTTTCCAG AATCATGCATGATGAAGTGAGTGAGACGGAGAACATCAGGAAGAACCTAGCTATTGAGCGGATGATTGTGGAAGGTTGTGAAGTTCTGCTGGACACAAGTCAGACATTTGTTAGGCAAG GTTCCCTGATCCAAATCCCAATGAGCGAGAAAGGGAAGATCACGAGAGGCCGACTgggctctctgtctctgaagAAAGAAGGTGAGAGACAGTGTTTTCTCTTCACCAAACATCTCATCATTTGTACCAGAGGCTCCGGGGGAAAACTTCACATCACTAAG AATGGAGTGGTCTCTCTCATTGACTGCACACTGATGGAGGAGCCAGAGGGGACAGATGATGAGT CTAAAGGTGAGCGAAGTGGGCAGGACACAGAGCATCTGGATTTTAAAGTGATGGTAGAGCCCAAAGACGTCCAGCCCTACACCATCATCCTGGTGGCGTCATCCCGACAGGAGAAGACAGCGTGGACAAGTGACATCAGTCAG TGCATAGACAACATCCGCTGCAATGGTTTGATGATGAACGCCTTTGAGGAAAACAGTAAAGTCTCCGTGCCACAGATGATTAA GTCGGACACCAGCTTGTACTGCGATGATGTCGACATCCGCTTCAGCAAGATGATGAACTCCTGCAAGGTGCTGCAGATCCGCTATGCCAGCGTGGAGCGCTTGTTGGAGAGGCTGACCGACTTGCGCTTCCTCTCCATTGACTTCCTGAACACCTTCCTCCACTCCTACCGCGTCTTCACTAGCGCTGACGTAGTGCTGGACAAGCTCATCACCATCTACAAGAAGCCTATCAGTGCCATCCCTGCACG ttctttggagcTTTTCTTTGCCAGCAGCCAGAGCAACAAACTCCTCTACGGCGAGCCACCCACGTCGCCGCGTGTCAGTCGCAAGttctcttcccctcctcctctctccatcaCCAAGACGTCCTCACCCAACCGCCGCCGCAAGCTTTCGCTCAACATCCCCATCATCACAGGGGGCAAAGCCCTGGACCTTGCTGCACTCAGCTGTTCTCCCAATGGCTATGCAAGCATGCACTCCACCATGTCCCCCTTCAGTAAGACCACCCTCGACATCAACAAGCTCTATGTTTCTAGCACCGTGGCCAGCAAAATCCCCGATGAGGGAGAGACCAAAGCGGAAGGCAAAGCTGAGGAGTCTGTCCTCAACAAGCAAG ATCTGTGTGTCAGGGAGGAATGCGATGGTGAGCCAAGTCAGAGTGACGAAGCAGAAGCAGAAATGTCTCCTCCGAAATCACCATCAACACCCAAGAACGTCAAGTCCAAAAACTCTG AGTTTTCCCTGTTTTCCTTCAACAATGGCATGGTGGTGTCATCTTGCCGGGAGCTGGACAATAACCGGAGTGCCCTTTCTGCCGCCTCGGCCTTTGCCATTGCCACCGCTGGTGCCAATGAAGGCACGCCAACCAAGGAAAAGTACCGTCGCATGTCGCTCGCCAGCACAG GTTTTCCTACAGATCAGAGGAATGGGGACAAAGAGTTTGTCATCAGGAGAGCTGCCACAAACAGAGTCCTGAATGTGCTGCGTCACTGGGTCTCCAAACACTCGCAG GACTTTGAGCTGAACACAGAGCTGAAGATACGGGTAATTGGCTTCTTGGAGGAGGTGATGCATGACCCAGAGCTCTTGACACAGGAAAGAAAGGCAGCTGCCAACATTATCAG GACTCTCACTCAGGAGGACCCTGGAGACAACCAGGTCACGCTGGAAGAGATCACGCAGATG GCCATGGAGGACTGTAAGACTGAGCCGTTTGAGAGCCACTCTGCCCTGGAGATAGCTGAGCAACTAACACTGCTCGACCACCTGGTCTTTAAAGTCATCCCATACGa GGAGTTTTTTGGTCAAGGCTGGATGAAGAATGACAAGAACGAGAGAACTCCCTACATTATGAAAACAACCAAGCATTTCAATGAT atcaGCAACAGGATCGCCACAGAGATCCTGCAGTGGGACGATGTCAACCTGCGAGTGGGGGTGATTGAGAAATGGGTGGCAGTGGCTGACATCTGTCGCTGCCTGCACAACTACAATGCCATGCTAGAGATCACATCCTCACTCAACCGCAGCTCCGTCTTCCGCCTCAAGAAGACCTGGCTTAAAGTCTCCAAGCAG ACAAAGACTGTGATTGACAAGTTACAGAAGCTGGTGTCGTCAGAGGGCCGATTCAAAAACCTGAGAGAAGCTCTGAAGAA CTGTGACCCCCCCTGTGTTCCCTACCTGGGAATGTACCTGACTGACCTGGCTTTCATCGAGGAGGGAACACCCAACTACACAGAGGACAACCTGGTCAACTTCTCCAAGATGAGAATG ATATCTCACATTATAAGGGAAATACGGCAATTTCAGCAAACGGCTTACAAGATTGATTATCAACCAAAG GTTGCAAAGTACTTGCTGGACAGCAGTACAGCCCTGGATGAGGAAAGCCTTTACGACGCATCTCTCAGAATCGAGCCCAAAACTTCATCATAA